From Girardinichthys multiradiatus isolate DD_20200921_A chromosome 3, DD_fGirMul_XY1, whole genome shotgun sequence, the proteins below share one genomic window:
- the LOC124862335 gene encoding vascular cell adhesion protein 1-like, with product MCILIWLTVLFKMMNNSYISDVKTPTITGESTIMQDGSLNLTCTGDSFPPFDITWTKPGINKTLNSKAGPGTSTLVIHNVTEEHSGQYVCSANHLNTTLFQDINITVINETKLVITGETTVTEGNTLNLTCTGDIFPSSLITLTITGMNKTLNNETQSDGRRLTLVIHNMTTEDSWQYLCTAKLQNNTLTEKVDVLAKYQKGPEITGKSVVTEGHDLNLTCSLDSWPLSLITWTKTGLSTALKNGSRSARLVIFNITTEDSGQYLCTAKHPNKTLTTKVDVLVTLLPKILDESGCEAQLEVLTCLCISQGFPSPTITWERLENHVEYSVDITVSNHTVKSTIFLNVKDNSSIPAVCVSSNRNGETRRNLNTRKVEDQGRLMTLLRTVTQMGTIIPFLIGLLLSAAIFSLLLLCCRKKQKSYGRASETLEMVMTQETNGSPEEDYQPIQTQGTAGGYENPEAGTSEIEYSDINLLLLKQEIQRPAEEKAETDYAKIKIKGPTFKGEGEGQKQEEVKLCVPETVESEAVAVYSNMTSLMDQM from the exons ATGTGTATTCTCATCTGGCTAACTGTGCTCTTTAAAATGATGAACAACAGTTACATCTCAG atgtaAAGACACCAACAATCACTGGTGAATCCACCATTATGCAAGACGGAAGTCTGAATCTGACCTGTACTGGTGATAGTTTTCCTCCATTTGACATCACATGGACTAAACCTGGCATCAACAAAACCCTGAACAGTAAAGCTGGGCCTGGAACGTCAACTCTTGTGATTCATAACGTTACAGAAGAGCATTCTGGCCAGTATGTTTGTTCTGCAAACCATCTGAACACAACCTTGTTCCAAGATATTAACATTACTGTAATAA ATGAGACGAAACTTGTTATCACTGGAGAAACAACGGTAACAGAGGGTAATACTCTAAATCTGACCTGCACTGGAGACATATTTCCTTCATCTTTAATAACGTTGACTATAACTGGCATGAACAAAACCTTGAATAATGAAACTCAATCCGATGGCAGAAGATTGACCCTTGTCATTCATAATATGACAACTGAGGATTCTTGGCAGTATTTATGCACAGCAAAACTTCAGAACAATACCCTGACAGAGAAGGTGGATGTATTAGCTAAAT ATCAGAAGGGGCCTGAAATCACTGGAAAGAGTGTTGTTACAGAGGGCCATGATCTGAATCTAACCTGCAGCCTTGATAGTTGGCCTCTGTCTTTAATCACCTGGACCAAAACTGGATTGAGCACAGCCTTGAAAAATGGCAGCAGATCAGCCAGGCTTGTCATTTTTAACATAACCACAGAAGACAGCGGACAGTACCTCTGCACAGCAAAACATCCTAACAAGACCTTGACAACGAAGGTAGATGTATTAGTGACAT TGCTACCTAAGATCCTGGATGAGTCTGGCTGTGAGGCTCAGCTGGAAGTCCTGACCTGCCTGTGCATCAGTCAGGGCTTCCCTTCACCCACAATTACATGGGAACGGTTGGAGAACCACGTCGAGTACTCTGTCGACATCACTGTGTCAAACCACACAGTCAAAAGCACCATTTTCCTAAATGTGAAAGACAATTCCAGCATTCCTGCTGTTTGTGTCAGTAGTAATAGAAATGGTGAAACAAGAAGGAATCTAAATACAAGAAAAGTGGAAGATCAAG GACGCCTCATGACGCTGCTAAGGACTGTTACACAGATGGGAACAATAATTCCTTTTTTGATCGGGTTGCTACTCTCAGCAGctattttcagtttattgttgCTGTGCTGCAG gaaaaaacaaaaatcttatgGAAGGGCATCTGAGACTCTGGAGATGGTGATGACTCAAGAG ACAAATGGCAGTCCCGAAGAGGATTACCAGCCGATTCAGACCCAAGGGACAGCTGGGGGATATGAAAACCCGGAAGCTGGAACATCTGAAATAGAATATTCTGATATTAATTTGTTGTTGCTCAAACAAGAAATTCAAAGACCTGCAGAGGAGAAAGCAGAAACAGACTATGCTAAGATAAAGATAAAAGGACCAACATTTAAGGGAGAGGGAGAAGGGCAAAAGCAAGAGGAGGTGAAACTGTGTGTACCAGAGACTGTGGAAAGTGAGGCTGTAGCAGTGTATTCCAATATGACAAGCCTAATGGATCAAATGTAA
- the LOC124862342 gene encoding uncharacterized protein LOC124862342: protein MLVLIFASLLLTATVFKLPKTSISCMANPSVNTSTMSQNTSNEGCSNNGSDGCTGNSQNNNVTTASEDSNKQKSDNSTISSFLKKIVEDWPRHLIVFGVGILIGSFVSTFIACHAIKSHRKKKSTEKLELVTTETAPKDCDDGIPDLQNNGILDMQDDGIQNQVAARSGEEPVGDLIDSNLSPKEIVYSDIDFSAVKKKDPTDAKGMEDITEPEYAEIKREEMDEAQENEGMDSEMLEGNDETEVMIEHQEEAEQGMLAEDVIGEHVSLYSNTNEDEN from the exons ATGTTGGTTCTGATTTTTGCAAGTCTGCTCCTCACTGCCACAG TATTTAAACTTCCTAAGACCAGTATTTCCTGCATGGCCAACCCATCTGTCAACACATCTACAATGAGTCAAAACACCAGTAATGAAGGAT GTTCCAACAATGGTTCTGACGGGTGTACAGGTAACAGCCAAAATAACAATGTGACAACCGCCTCAGAAGACTCCAATAAGCAAAAATCGG ACAATTCAACAATTTCtagttttctgaaaaaaatcGTTGAAGATTGGCCTCGGCACCTCATTGTCTTTGGGGTTGGAATTCTGATCGGATCATTTGTTTCAACCTTCATTGCgtgtcatgcaataaaaagcCACAG aaagaagaaaTCTACTGAAAAGCTGGAGCTGGTGACCACTGAAACTGCCCCAAAG GATTGTGATGATGGGATCCCAGACTTACAGAACAATGGCATCCTTGACATGCAGGATGATGGCATCCAGAACCAAGTGGCAGCAAGATCAGGAGAGGAACCTGTTGGGGACCTGATAGATTCGAACTTGTCACCAAAGGAGATTGTGTACTCAGACATTGACTTCTCTGCTGTAAAAAAGAAGGATCCTACAGATGCAAAAGGGATGGAGGATATCACAGAGCCTGAATATGCTGAAATTAAGAGAGAGGAAATGGATGAGGCacaagaaaatgaaggaatggACAGTGAAATGTTAGAGGGAAATGACGAGACGGAGGTAATGATAGAGCATCAGGAGGAGGCAGAACAGGGCATGCTGGCTGAAGATGTGATAGGAGAGCATGTGTCACTTTATTCCAACACAAATGAGGATGAGAACTGA